A single genomic interval of Melitaea cinxia chromosome 18, ilMelCinx1.1, whole genome shotgun sequence harbors:
- the LOC123662122 gene encoding dynein regulatory complex protein 9-like, giving the protein FSLPYLQAALFATTLEDTITEMRILVECNNEIRVTKTMTDMPLLLSLKFQIAQPEVNDELENIDQQNLNCNEYKLCKLDSDRKLLINAVTATYIDLIETKTFNALKNHVEAILNLDNYRLQLSDEETKNKTFRREINKQVRQQHNHIKSVIYDANATIDNLRSEVEDANLNAEIRSRYVEHWQLARTEQNNQTIHDKEILPISVIEYFKQRADNEQRVHSEVELLINISINETLEKVDNWMNKYDKDMENIDLKIQIKKNDYQNMLDKRIHLEETLEKHDTLIKDWIHFKEEREKARLYREKMTTSAIIVQAWWRGLLVRRQLGPYKVPKKKGGAKKK; this is encoded by the exons TTTAGCTTGCCATATCTACAAGCTGCGCTGTTTGCTACTACTTTAGAAGACACTATTACTGAAATGCGCATACTTG ttgagTGTAACAACGAAATAAGAGTTACTAAGACAATGACAGATATGCCACTTCTCCTTTCCTTAAAATTCCAAATTGCTCAACCAGAAGTAAATGATGAATTGGAAAATATtgatcaacaaaatttaaactgCAATGAATACAAACTTTGCAAACTTGATAGTGATAG AAAGTTATTAATCAACGCAGTCACGGCTACGTATATAGATTTAATAGAGACGAAAACTTTTAATGCTTTAAAAAATCATGTTGAAGCGATATTAAATCTAGATAATTACCGACTACAGTTATCTGatgaagaaacaaaaaataagac TTTCCGTCGAGAAATAAACAAGCAAGTGAGACAGCAACATAATCATATCAAGTCGGTTATTTACGATGCTAATGCTACAATTGACAATCTTAGAAGTGAAGTTGAA GATGCAAATCTTAATGCTGAAATTCGAAGTCGTTACGTAGAACACTGGCAACTAGCTCGCACAGAACAAAATAATCAGACAATAcatgataaagaaattttacCAATAAGCGTAATTGAGTACTTCAAGCAAAGAGCCGATAACGAGCAAAGAGTTCACTCTGAAGTGgaacttttaattaacatttctaTTAAC gaaactcttgaaaaagTGGATAACTGGATGAATAAATATGACAAAGATATggaaaatatagatttaaaaatacaaataaagaaaaatgattATCAAAACATGCTAGACAAGCGTATTCACTTAGAAGAAACG CTTGAAAAACATGATACTTTGATCAAAGATTGGATACATTTCAAAGAAGAACGCGAAAAGGCTCGTCTATATAGAGAGAAGATGACTACATCCGCCATAATAGTCCAAGCTTGGTGGCGAGGATTATTAGTTCGCCGTCAACTCGGTCCATATAAAGTTCCAAAAAAGAAAGGAGgtgctaaaaaaaaataa